A DNA window from Gillisia sp. Hel1_33_143 contains the following coding sequences:
- the murD gene encoding UDP-N-acetylmuramoyl-L-alanine--D-glutamate ligase, with product MSDKTKIAILGAGESGVGTAILAKKQGFDVFVSDFGKIKDKYKAVLEELGVDWEEAGHDIPRILDADVVMKSPGIPESVAIVKQLIEKGVPVISEIEFAATYTDAKIIGITGSNGKTTVTKWIYHVLKAGGISVGMAGNVGDSFAKQVAETTPDWYVLELSSFQLDGIIDFKPHISVLTNITPDHLDRYNYNLDEYVASKFRITENQTEQDYFIYDADDQIISEWLKDHPVIAQQLPFSLKEKLKNGAYEEDNNIKVNINNSQFIMPTKSLSLEGKHNTKNAMAASTVSQLLRIRKETIRASMENFQGVEHRLENVLKINNVQYINDSKATNVNATYYALESMKAETVWIVGGVDKGNNYAELLPLVNEKVKAIICLGIDNAKIFESFGNCVDVIAETQSMAEAVKMAYSIAESSNVVLLSPACASFDLFENYEDRGRQFKDAVRNL from the coding sequence ATGTCTGATAAAACTAAAATAGCAATTCTTGGAGCCGGCGAAAGTGGGGTTGGGACAGCTATATTGGCTAAAAAGCAGGGTTTTGATGTCTTTGTATCCGACTTCGGAAAGATAAAAGATAAATACAAAGCTGTTCTAGAAGAACTTGGAGTAGACTGGGAAGAAGCCGGTCATGATATACCAAGAATTTTAGATGCAGATGTGGTGATGAAGAGTCCTGGTATTCCAGAATCTGTAGCAATCGTTAAACAGCTTATAGAAAAAGGAGTGCCTGTAATTTCTGAAATTGAATTTGCAGCTACATATACCGATGCTAAGATCATAGGTATTACTGGAAGTAACGGTAAGACAACAGTTACAAAGTGGATCTATCATGTATTGAAGGCGGGTGGAATTTCTGTAGGAATGGCCGGTAATGTTGGGGATAGTTTTGCCAAGCAAGTTGCTGAAACTACTCCAGACTGGTATGTACTAGAACTTAGTAGCTTTCAGTTAGATGGTATTATAGATTTTAAGCCACATATTTCAGTTTTAACCAATATCACCCCAGATCATTTAGATAGATACAATTATAATTTAGATGAATATGTAGCTTCTAAATTCAGAATTACTGAAAATCAAACAGAACAAGATTATTTTATATACGATGCAGACGATCAAATTATTTCAGAATGGCTTAAAGATCATCCTGTAATAGCTCAGCAACTGCCATTTTCGCTTAAAGAAAAGCTTAAGAATGGTGCTTATGAAGAAGACAACAACATTAAAGTAAATATCAATAACTCCCAATTTATTATGCCGACAAAATCATTATCTCTAGAAGGTAAACACAACACTAAAAATGCAATGGCGGCTTCTACCGTATCGCAATTATTAAGAATTAGAAAAGAAACCATACGTGCAAGTATGGAGAATTTTCAAGGAGTAGAACACAGGCTGGAAAATGTTCTAAAGATCAATAACGTGCAATATATTAATGATTCTAAAGCTACAAATGTGAATGCCACCTATTATGCCTTAGAAAGCATGAAGGCAGAAACCGTTTGGATTGTTGGAGGAGTTGATAAGGGTAATAATTATGCAGAGTTACTACCTCTTGTAAATGAGAAAGTAAAAGCGATTATTTGTTTAGGAATAGACAATGCTAAGATCTTTGAATCTTTTGGGAATTGTGTAGATGTGATTGCAGAAACACAATCTATGGCAGAAGCTGTGAAAATGGCTTATTCTATAGCAGAAAGTTCAAATGTAGTGTTGTTATCTCCAGCTTGCGCAAGTTTTGATCTCTTCGAAAATTATGAAGATAGAGGTAGACAGTTTAAAGATGCAGTAAGAAATTTATAA
- a CDS encoding FtsW/RodA/SpoVE family cell cycle protein, whose amino-acid sequence MNNIFSNIKGDKVIWAITGLLAIFSFIPVYSASSNIAYLYGDGSTFSYLIVHFFHLLLGFCLLFAIHKIPYHYFKGLSILMLPVIILLLLYTIAQGTTIDGAYASRWIQIPVLGVTFQTSTMASVVLMIYVARYLSRIKDKTVTFKESILPLWMPVFLVLALILPANFSTTAIIFTMVLMLVFLGGYPLRYIGVIIGAGILVFSLFILTAKAFPGLLPNRIDTWTSRIENFASDEDTDADYQIEKAKIAIARGGIAGTGIGKSVQRNFLPQSSSDFIYAIIVEEMGLIGGFLVMLAYLFLLFRIVIVATKANSVFGQLVVMGVGLPIVFQALVNMAVATELFPVTGQTLPLISNGGSSIWMTCMALGIVLSVSAKREEEKMTEDSIDEENPLDILSEAI is encoded by the coding sequence ATGAACAACATCTTTTCAAATATTAAAGGAGATAAAGTTATTTGGGCCATCACCGGACTGTTGGCAATATTTTCATTTATTCCGGTGTATAGCGCAAGTAGTAATATTGCTTATTTGTATGGTGATGGGAGTACATTTAGTTATCTAATTGTTCATTTTTTTCATCTGTTGTTAGGTTTTTGTTTATTGTTTGCTATTCATAAGATTCCATATCATTACTTTAAAGGCTTGTCCATTTTAATGTTACCGGTAATTATATTGCTCTTACTTTATACCATTGCTCAGGGAACCACCATAGATGGTGCTTATGCTAGTAGATGGATACAAATACCTGTACTGGGAGTTACATTTCAAACATCTACTATGGCATCTGTAGTGTTAATGATTTACGTAGCCAGATATTTATCAAGAATAAAAGACAAGACCGTTACATTTAAGGAGTCTATTTTACCTCTTTGGATGCCGGTGTTTCTAGTATTGGCGCTTATTCTTCCGGCTAACTTTTCTACTACGGCAATTATTTTTACAATGGTGCTCATGTTGGTATTTCTAGGAGGATATCCTTTAAGATATATAGGGGTTATTATTGGAGCAGGAATTTTAGTGTTCAGTTTGTTTATTCTTACAGCAAAAGCATTTCCGGGTCTTCTTCCAAATAGGATAGATACATGGACAAGCAGAATTGAGAATTTTGCCAGTGATGAAGATACAGATGCAGATTATCAGATAGAAAAAGCTAAAATAGCAATTGCTAGAGGCGGTATTGCTGGAACCGGTATTGGAAAAAGTGTTCAAAGAAATTTTCTGCCGCAATCTTCTTCAGATTTTATCTATGCTATAATTGTTGAAGAAATGGGCCTAATAGGAGGCTTTCTGGTAATGTTAGCTTATTTGTTCCTGTTGTTTAGAATTGTAATTGTTGCCACTAAGGCAAATTCTGTTTTTGGGCAATTGGTTGTGATGGGAGTAGGTTTGCCTATAGTTTTTCAGGCATTGGTAAATATGGCAGTTGCTACAGAATTGTTTCCGGTTACTGGGCAAACCTTGCCTTTAATAAGTAATGGTGGTTCTTCTATTTGGATGACGTGTATGGCGTTGGGAATAGTGCTAAGTGTAAGCGCTAAGCGTGAAGAGGAGAAAATGACAGAAGATAGCATAGATGAAGAGAATCCGTTAGATATTTTAAGCGAAGCGATATGA
- the murG gene encoding undecaprenyldiphospho-muramoylpentapeptide beta-N-acetylglucosaminyltransferase, producing the protein MRDQLRVIISGGGTGGHIYPAISIADEIRRRHPNAEILFVGAQDRMEMVKVPDAGYRIEGLWISGLDRQQLLKNLDFPFKLISSLWKAGKIIKKFKPDVVIGTGGFASGPLLKMANIKKIPTLIQEQNSYPGITNKLLGKDASVICTAYDNLERFFPSDKIVKTGNPVRQDIIDVSTKREEALNFFGLQKNKKTLLVLGGSLGARRINQLMEAFKDWLVEKDLQIIWQTGSLYNEEYKKLDSEFVHTHAYLNRMDLAYAAADIIISRAGAGSVSELCLVGKPVLFIPSPNVAENHQAKNALAVANKNAALVLDEQDLAKRFEETISILLDSEEVRMEFSENIKQLALPLATSAIVNEIEKLKIIK; encoded by the coding sequence ATGAGAGATCAGTTAAGAGTTATAATATCTGGAGGAGGGACAGGAGGACATATTTATCCTGCAATTTCTATTGCAGATGAGATACGAAGACGTCACCCAAATGCAGAGATCTTATTTGTAGGAGCACAGGATAGAATGGAAATGGTTAAAGTACCGGATGCCGGATATAGAATTGAAGGTTTATGGATCTCCGGACTTGACAGGCAGCAATTACTTAAGAATCTTGATTTTCCATTTAAGCTTATAAGCAGCTTATGGAAAGCTGGAAAAATTATAAAAAAATTTAAGCCAGATGTAGTAATTGGAACTGGTGGATTTGCCAGCGGACCTTTACTAAAAATGGCTAATATCAAGAAGATTCCAACTCTAATACAAGAGCAGAACTCATATCCTGGTATTACCAATAAATTATTAGGCAAAGATGCTTCAGTTATTTGTACCGCCTATGATAATCTAGAGCGATTCTTCCCTTCAGATAAAATAGTGAAAACAGGAAATCCTGTTAGGCAAGATATTATAGATGTTTCTACTAAAAGAGAAGAGGCTTTAAATTTTTTCGGTCTTCAAAAAAATAAAAAAACCTTACTAGTTCTTGGAGGTAGTTTAGGGGCAAGAAGGATCAATCAATTAATGGAAGCATTTAAAGATTGGTTAGTAGAAAAAGATCTTCAGATCATCTGGCAAACGGGTTCACTATATAATGAGGAATATAAAAAGTTAGATTCAGAATTTGTGCATACCCATGCCTATCTAAATAGAATGGATCTGGCTTACGCTGCCGCAGATATTATTATTTCTAGAGCTGGAGCGGGAAGTGTATCAGAATTGTGTCTGGTTGGAAAACCGGTGCTTTTTATTCCATCTCCAAATGTAGCCGAAAATCATCAGGCTAAAAACGCATTGGCTGTGGCTAATAAAAATGCAGCTTTGGTTCTTGATGAACAAGATCTAGCAAAAAGATTTGAAGAAACAATATCCATCTTATTAGATTCAGAAGAAGTAAGAATGGAGTTTTCAGAAAATATAAAGCAATTGGCACTGCCTTTAGCAACATCTGCCATTGTAAATGAAATTGAAAAATTAAAAATCATTAAATAG
- a CDS encoding UDP-N-acetylmuramoyl-L-alanyl-D-glutamate--2,6-diaminopimelate ligase, whose translation MKNLKDILYKVSMEAVVGKTAITINSIQFDSRKVELNDVFVAIRGTLSDGHEFIKKAVAQGALAVVCEELPEDVVNGVTYVQVENSHSALAIMAANYYDNPSENLKLVGVTGTNGKTTVATLLYNLFTKAGYKVGLLSTVKVMIADTEFSATHTTPDSLTINSYLRKMNAEGLEYCFMEVSSHGIAQHRTTALQFAGGIFTNLSHDHLDYHSSFAEYRDVKKSFFDHLPASAFALANVDDKNGQIMLQNTKAKKYTYALKSYADYSAQILENQFSGLLLKLNGNEVWSRLIGNFNAYNILAIYAAAELLGLETQESLRIISELNSVSGRFQYIVSKEKITAIVDYAHTPDALQNVLETINSIRTKNEELITVVGCGGDRDRTKRPIMGRIAGALSTKVVLTSDNPRTEDPEKILEEVEAGVEPQNFKKIIAVVNRKQAIKTACQLAKPNDIILIAGKGHETYQEVNGVRSDFDDLKIVTEFLSQLNK comes from the coding sequence TTGAAGAATTTAAAAGACATATTATATAAAGTTTCTATGGAAGCCGTAGTAGGTAAAACTGCTATTACTATAAATTCCATTCAGTTTGATTCTAGAAAAGTAGAGTTGAATGATGTTTTTGTAGCCATTAGAGGAACCTTATCCGATGGACACGAGTTTATAAAAAAAGCGGTAGCTCAAGGAGCTTTGGCCGTAGTTTGCGAAGAATTACCAGAAGATGTTGTAAATGGTGTTACCTATGTTCAGGTAGAGAATTCCCATTCTGCACTGGCCATAATGGCTGCAAATTATTATGATAATCCTTCTGAGAATTTAAAGTTGGTGGGAGTTACCGGAACAAATGGTAAAACTACGGTTGCCACCTTGCTTTATAATCTTTTTACTAAAGCCGGATACAAGGTTGGATTACTATCTACGGTTAAAGTGATGATCGCAGATACAGAATTTTCTGCCACACATACTACCCCAGATTCTTTAACGATAAATTCTTATCTAAGAAAGATGAATGCTGAAGGGTTGGAGTATTGCTTTATGGAAGTGAGTTCTCATGGAATTGCTCAGCATAGAACTACAGCATTACAATTTGCCGGTGGAATTTTTACCAATTTATCTCACGATCATTTAGACTATCATTCCAGTTTTGCGGAATATAGAGATGTAAAAAAGTCATTTTTTGACCACCTACCAGCCTCCGCTTTTGCTTTGGCTAATGTAGATGATAAAAATGGCCAAATAATGCTTCAGAATACAAAAGCAAAGAAGTATACCTATGCTTTAAAATCTTACGCAGATTATAGCGCACAGATTCTGGAAAATCAATTTAGTGGATTATTGCTGAAATTAAATGGAAATGAAGTTTGGTCTAGACTTATAGGAAACTTTAATGCTTATAACATTCTGGCAATTTATGCAGCTGCAGAGCTATTAGGCTTAGAAACTCAGGAATCTCTCAGAATTATTAGTGAATTGAATTCGGTAAGTGGAAGATTTCAGTATATAGTTTCTAAAGAAAAGATTACTGCTATAGTTGATTATGCACATACTCCAGATGCACTTCAAAATGTATTGGAAACCATCAATTCTATTAGAACAAAAAATGAAGAATTAATCACGGTTGTAGGCTGTGGAGGAGATAGAGATAGAACCAAGCGCCCAATTATGGGTAGGATAGCCGGAGCGCTAAGCACCAAAGTAGTTTTAACTAGTGATAATCCAAGAACTGAAGATCCAGAAAAGATCTTAGAAGAAGTTGAAGCAGGAGTGGAACCTCAGAATTTTAAAAAGATCATAGCTGTGGTGAATAGAAAACAAGCTATTAAAACTGCTTGTCAGCTTGCTAAACCCAATGATATCATTCTAATTGCAGGAAAAGGCCATGAGACCTATCAAGAGGTGAATGGTGTAAGATCAGATTTTGATGATCTTAAAATAGTAACAGAATTTCTAAGTCAGCTAAATAAGTAA
- the ftsA gene encoding cell division protein FtsA produces MEENDIAVGLDIGTTKIVAMIGRKNEYGKMEIIGIGKSKSMGVHRGVVNNITQTIQSIQQAIQEAEADSGLKIKEVVVGIAGQHIRSLQHSDYITRPNPDEVIDSSDIATLCNQVHKLVMLPGEEIIHVLPQEFKVDGQAEIKEPIGMYGGRLEANFHVVVGQVSSIRNIGRCVKSAGLELSAVTLEPLASANAVLSQEEKEAGVALIDIGGGTTDLAIFKDGIIRHTAVIPFGGNVITEDIKEGCSIIEKQAELLKIKFGSAWPGENKDNEIVSIPGLRGREPKEITLKNLSKIIHARVVEIIEQVYLEIKNYGHEEQKKKLIAGMVLTGGGAQLKHLKQLAEYITGMDTRIGYPNEHLAGNSDKETTSPLYATAVGLVLNSLEQKNAKFQEQVRFTEPEKVNEDLTPTSEKFKTENSNLEDDYEEEEIQESSARAAKKSIFDKWAEKFKDFLDNAE; encoded by the coding sequence ATGGAAGAGAACGATATTGCAGTAGGACTGGATATAGGAACCACAAAGATTGTGGCAATGATTGGGCGTAAGAATGAATATGGTAAGATGGAGATCATTGGGATTGGGAAATCCAAAAGTATGGGAGTTCATCGAGGGGTTGTAAATAATATTACTCAAACCATTCAATCTATTCAGCAGGCAATTCAGGAAGCAGAAGCAGATTCTGGATTAAAGATAAAAGAAGTAGTGGTTGGAATTGCCGGCCAGCATATTAGAAGCTTACAACACAGCGATTATATTACACGTCCAAATCCAGATGAGGTAATAGATTCTAGTGATATAGCAACGCTATGTAATCAGGTTCATAAATTGGTGATGCTTCCCGGAGAAGAGATCATTCATGTATTACCTCAAGAATTTAAGGTAGATGGGCAAGCAGAGATCAAGGAACCTATAGGAATGTATGGTGGAAGATTAGAAGCTAACTTTCATGTAGTAGTTGGGCAGGTTTCTTCTATCAGAAATATTGGTAGATGTGTGAAAAGCGCCGGGTTGGAGCTTTCTGCAGTAACCTTAGAGCCTTTGGCGTCTGCAAATGCAGTATTAAGTCAGGAAGAAAAAGAAGCCGGAGTTGCACTTATAGATATAGGAGGTGGAACTACAGATCTTGCCATTTTTAAAGATGGTATTATTAGACATACGGCGGTGATTCCTTTTGGAGGAAATGTGATTACCGAAGATATTAAGGAAGGTTGTTCTATTATAGAAAAGCAGGCAGAGTTATTGAAGATCAAATTTGGATCTGCTTGGCCTGGAGAAAATAAAGATAATGAGATTGTTTCTATTCCTGGATTAAGAGGAAGAGAACCTAAAGAGATCACTCTAAAGAATCTTTCTAAAATTATTCATGCCAGAGTGGTAGAGATCATTGAGCAGGTGTATTTAGAGATCAAGAATTATGGTCATGAAGAGCAAAAGAAAAAACTAATTGCAGGAATGGTGCTTACCGGTGGAGGAGCACAGTTAAAACATTTAAAGCAGTTAGCAGAATATATTACCGGTATGGATACTAGAATTGGATATCCTAATGAGCATTTAGCCGGAAATAGTGATAAAGAAACAACCAGCCCCTTATACGCAACCGCAGTGGGATTGGTATTGAATAGTTTAGAACAAAAGAATGCCAAATTTCAAGAGCAGGTAAGATTTACCGAGCCAGAGAAAGTAAATGAGGACTTAACGCCTACTTCAGAAAAATTCAAGACTGAAAATTCAAATTTAGAAGATGATTATGAAGAAGAGGAAATACAGGAGAGCAGTGCAAGAGCAGCGAAGAAAAGTATTTTTGATAAGTGGGCAGAGAAGTTTAAAGATTTTTTAGATAACGCAGAGTAA
- a CDS encoding cell division protein FtsQ/DivIB: MKINFNYIKAILVLALVVFLYGFAEKRNNTRKLKEVEVKFTQNENLYITETAVNKLLIQNRLALTGEGKETLDLNKMETVLNSQPMIENAEVFLTLDGTLKTNIQQRKPIGRVLGNSTYYIDRLGAKMPLSSYYSARVPILNDISDNSIEEVYPLLKYISEDPFYSELVTQISRENGGLYKLELRRIDFSLFFGSVDRVEEKMNNFKAFYKKALKDDKLSTYKMVDLQFGNQVVCTKK, translated from the coding sequence ATGAAGATTAATTTTAACTACATAAAAGCAATATTGGTTTTAGCACTCGTTGTGTTCTTGTACGGATTTGCAGAGAAGCGAAATAATACAAGAAAACTAAAGGAAGTTGAGGTGAAATTCACTCAAAATGAGAACTTGTATATCACTGAGACAGCGGTTAATAAATTGTTAATACAAAATAGGTTAGCGCTTACGGGGGAAGGTAAAGAAACTTTAGATTTGAATAAGATGGAGACTGTTTTAAATAGTCAACCTATGATCGAGAATGCTGAGGTATTCTTAACATTGGATGGGACCCTAAAAACGAACATCCAACAAAGAAAACCTATAGGTAGAGTGCTTGGTAATAGTACATATTATATTGATAGGCTGGGAGCTAAGATGCCATTGTCTTCTTACTATTCTGCCAGGGTACCAATATTAAATGACATTAGTGATAATAGCATTGAAGAGGTGTATCCACTGTTAAAATATATAAGTGAAGATCCTTTTTATAGTGAACTTGTTACACAAATTAGCAGAGAGAACGGCGGTTTGTACAAATTAGAGTTAAGAAGGATAGATTTTAGTCTTTTCTTTGGGTCTGTAGACAGGGTAGAAGAAAAGATGAATAATTTCAAAGCTTTTTATAAGAAAGCTTTAAAAGATGATAAATTAAGTACTTACAAAATGGTGGACCTTCAATTTGGAAATCAGGTGGTGTGCACTAAAAAATAA
- the mraY gene encoding phospho-N-acetylmuramoyl-pentapeptide-transferase: protein MLYYLFNFLDKNYQVPGAGLFEFISFRSAMAIILSLAISTIYGKKIINYLQKKQIGESVRDLGLKGQNAKAGTPTMGGLIIIIATLIPVFLFAKLENIYVILLIITTIWMGVIGFIDDYIKTFKKNKEGLEGKFKVLGQIGLGLIVGCTIYFHPGITVKEDVQITNNDQTMMVAAEDISSGAEIKSTTTTIPFFKNNEFNYSSLISWIDPDLANYAWLIFIPIVIFIVTAVSNGANLTDGIDGLAAGTSAIIVVTLAIFAWVSGNIIFSDYLNIMYIPRSGEMTIFIMAFAGALVGFLWYNTFPAQVFMGDTGSLTIGGIIAVLAIATRKELMIPVLCGIFLIENLSVVLQVGWFKITKKRYGEGRRIFLMSPLHHHYQKLGMHESKIVVRFWIVGIFLAIVTVVTLKLR, encoded by the coding sequence ATGTTATACTATTTATTCAATTTTCTAGATAAAAATTACCAGGTGCCGGGAGCCGGTTTGTTTGAATTTATATCATTCAGATCTGCAATGGCTATTATTTTGTCTTTGGCAATTTCTACTATCTACGGAAAGAAGATCATAAATTATCTTCAGAAGAAGCAAATAGGAGAGAGTGTTAGAGATCTTGGATTAAAGGGGCAGAATGCCAAAGCAGGAACTCCTACTATGGGTGGTTTAATAATTATCATAGCCACATTAATTCCTGTTTTCTTATTTGCAAAACTTGAAAATATTTATGTCATCCTTTTAATAATTACCACAATTTGGATGGGGGTTATTGGGTTTATAGATGATTATATAAAAACCTTTAAGAAGAATAAAGAAGGTCTTGAAGGTAAATTTAAGGTTCTTGGGCAAATTGGTTTAGGATTAATTGTAGGGTGCACTATCTATTTTCACCCGGGAATAACTGTAAAAGAAGATGTTCAGATCACTAATAATGATCAAACAATGATGGTTGCAGCTGAAGATATTTCATCTGGAGCAGAGATCAAGAGCACTACGACCACTATTCCGTTTTTTAAGAATAATGAATTTAATTACTCTAGTTTGATATCATGGATAGATCCAGATTTAGCCAATTATGCATGGTTGATCTTTATTCCTATTGTAATCTTTATTGTTACCGCAGTTTCTAATGGAGCCAATTTAACCGATGGTATAGATGGCCTCGCGGCCGGTACCTCTGCTATTATAGTAGTAACTCTGGCGATTTTCGCGTGGGTTTCGGGTAACATCATATTCTCAGATTATCTCAATATCATGTATATACCAAGATCTGGAGAAATGACCATTTTTATCATGGCATTTGCCGGAGCTTTGGTTGGATTTTTATGGTATAACACCTTTCCTGCTCAGGTATTTATGGGAGATACAGGAAGCTTAACCATAGGAGGAATTATTGCGGTATTAGCAATCGCTACAAGAAAAGAATTAATGATCCCGGTATTATGTGGAATCTTTTTAATAGAAAACCTTTCTGTTGTTCTGCAGGTTGGTTGGTTCAAGATCACGAAAAAGAGATATGGAGAAGGAAGAAGAATATTTTTAATGTCTCCATTACATCATCACTATCAAAAGTTAGGAATGCATGAAAGTAAGATCGTAGTGAGATTCTGGATTGTTGGAATTTTCTTGGCGATTGTAACGGTAGTGACCTTAAAATTAAGATAA
- the murC gene encoding UDP-N-acetylmuramate--L-alanine ligase — translation MDQFKDIQNLYFIGVGGIGMSALARYFNSLGKKVAGYDKTSSALTRTLEAEGIEVNYEDELDAIPEVFKDVKRSLIVYTPAIPKNHEQYNYFLKEHYLIKKRAVVLGMITKGVFTLAVAGTHGKTTTTAILAHLLKETGAKVTAFLGGISEDIQSNIILNGHEVMVVEADEFDRSFLNLSPNIAAITSMDADHLDIYGNAEQLTNSFLEFAALVPEDGKLFFVNGLPLTGTTLGIEDDSDYRAINVKVENGAYHFDMHTPTQVIKDLKCNLPGKHNLQNAITALAMALQFGTPPNELSRALYTFNGVRRRFTYRINTEELVLIDDYAHHPSEIAAVYQAVREMHAGKKVLAIFQPHLFSRTRDFAEDFANSLSKFDAVRLMDIYPARELPMEGITSKWLLEKIENRNKAMISKDELLEEIKNTDCEVVVMMGAGNIGEAILEVEKSLKK, via the coding sequence ATGGATCAATTCAAAGACATACAAAATCTATATTTTATCGGGGTCGGCGGTATAGGAATGAGCGCTTTGGCGAGATATTTCAATTCGTTAGGTAAGAAAGTTGCCGGTTATGATAAAACTTCTTCAGCGCTAACAAGAACTTTGGAAGCAGAAGGAATAGAGGTGAATTATGAAGATGAGTTAGATGCCATCCCAGAAGTGTTTAAAGATGTAAAACGGTCTTTGATAGTATATACTCCTGCAATTCCAAAAAACCATGAGCAGTATAATTATTTTCTCAAAGAACATTATCTTATAAAGAAAAGAGCGGTGGTGTTAGGGATGATCACTAAGGGTGTATTTACTCTAGCAGTTGCAGGAACTCATGGAAAGACTACTACAACAGCAATTTTAGCTCATTTACTAAAAGAAACAGGTGCTAAAGTTACCGCTTTCTTAGGTGGAATTAGTGAAGACATTCAGAGTAATATTATTTTGAACGGTCATGAAGTTATGGTGGTAGAAGCTGATGAGTTTGATAGGTCTTTTCTTAACCTATCTCCAAACATTGCGGCTATAACCTCTATGGATGCAGATCATTTGGATATTTATGGAAATGCCGAGCAACTTACAAACTCTTTTCTAGAGTTTGCAGCTCTAGTGCCAGAAGATGGAAAATTATTTTTTGTAAATGGATTACCTCTAACAGGAACCACTCTTGGTATAGAAGATGATTCAGATTATAGAGCTATTAATGTTAAAGTGGAGAACGGTGCATATCATTTTGATATGCATACTCCAACACAAGTTATAAAAGATTTAAAATGCAATCTACCCGGCAAACATAATTTGCAGAATGCTATAACAGCTCTGGCAATGGCGCTTCAATTTGGAACCCCACCCAATGAGTTATCCAGAGCTTTATATACTTTTAACGGGGTTAGACGAAGATTTACCTATAGAATTAATACGGAAGAGCTTGTTCTAATTGATGATTATGCACATCATCCATCAGAAATAGCTGCAGTGTATCAGGCAGTTAGAGAAATGCATGCAGGGAAAAAAGTCTTAGCTATTTTTCAGCCTCATCTTTTTTCCAGAACTAGAGATTTTGCTGAGGATTTTGCTAATAGTCTTAGTAAATTTGATGCTGTTAGATTAATGGATATTTATCCGGCGAGGGAGTTGCCTATGGAGGGAATTACTTCAAAATGGCTGTTGGAAAAGATCGAGAATAGGAATAAAGCTATGATCTCTAAAGATGAACTTTTGGAAGAGATCAAAAATACAGATTGTGAAGTAGTGGTAATGATGGGTGCAGGTAATATTGGAGAAGCAATATTAGAAGTTGAAAAATCTTTGAAAAAATGA